The Accipiter gentilis chromosome 29, bAccGen1.1, whole genome shotgun sequence genome segment agcCAATTCAAGCTCTTTAAGCTGAATTTCACTGTTCAAATTAAAACCCTCATGTGGggtcttttaaaactttttagctGTGCTGCAGTTAATCCTGAAAACTTTCTGTGGCTTCAGTACTTCCATCCTGGAGCTTTCTTCAAAGGACCAGATCACAGAAATGGAGGATTTTATCTCCATCATATCTATATAACATACCTATATTTATACAAATAAGAGAAACACAATCTCTTACTCAAAGGTGAAGTCAAATGTCTTGTTTGACTTTCTGCCACAATCTGCTTATTTACCATGTAATGCTTTGCCAGAAGAATACCAGAGGGAGCAGGTCTGCAGACGCACAGGGAATGCTTTAGAAGGGACTTAATAGACCGTTTCCACATCAAATTTCTATGAATAACCAAGAGGCACTTTACAAAACAAAACTTAGCTTTATTAAGCAAGTATTTATTGTGCAATTACAGACTTGGAAGCAGGGAACTTAGACCTCGCTGTGATTATTATCAGACATATGGAGGTTGCTAGCAGGTTGTCTCTCCTTTTGTAGCTGAAGTGAGAACTGTGCAGCCTGGGCAGCTGGTGGATGCTGAACTTCAGAGTGCCAAAGCCAGGGACTAACTGAAACCCAAGTAGTGGATAGGATGAAGATTGTAAAAAATAACTGATCTGCCAGTGAGTAAAACTCTGCATGGCTTTGGTTCATAGGTTTTACGTTGTGCAGTGCAATTATTATGCATTGGACAACTAAAcaatatacagaaaacaaaagcttatAGCATTGAGCGATGTTGTATGGATAATATACACTGAATATGCTAGCAGTAGCCTCAGACTTTCCCCTTGCCTTCTCCTAGCTTTAACGATCCAGAAACACCCCGAGGTCACTGCATTGATGGATTCCTGGGACGAACGTGCTGCTTGTCACCAATCGGTCACTGCTTTCTGAGacgctgctgcctgcctgctcctggcGGGACACAGCCTCGTTTCTTCCTTGCACTGTTGATATCTGGCTTTGAAGTGCAGAAAAGAGTAAAACAGCCCTTCTGTTTCTGCAAGAGAGGGAATTTCAATTGAGGATTGAACTTTGTTTCACTAGACTGCTACCTTCAAACTGTGCTTTGTTAATAAGCAGTAGCATGGGGGTTAGGAACAGCTTAGATCCCTTTGTGTGTCTTAGTTATAAAGGGTTATTACATCACTAATCATTGGAATGGACCTTTTTGGAGCCTATAGTAGATCTTGCTTGCATTTGTCTCTTCTATTAATCCTTTGTATATTACAGTTCTGTTCATACAATCTTATCAGTAAAGAGTATCATAAAAGATGATAGGAGGTAGCTCACTTTATATAGCTTTTGTGGAGAGCTATGCTAGCATATGCTCACCTTTGAGGAACATTCTTTATTGCAGAATCTAATAGCAATACTTCTTACTGCTCACATATAATGTGGTGCAAATGATAACAGTTTAGGTAGTCCAGAATTAATCCAAGCTATGGTCAAACAGGATGAAACTTTCCTGATTGTACTCTGCTTACCTACAAAGTGAACATCTCCATGCTCTGCTCTCTGGTAACAAAGCAACCTGAACTGACCTGCCTGGACCGAATATGTGAAAGGGAATGGCCCTTCAGGCTGCAGAACTGTCCTGCCTATGCTCAGCCATGGACCAGCAGCCTGTTGGCAGCCCTTTGCTCATGGTCACAACCAAGACCCAGCTGAAAAGCCCTAATTCCAGCTGATGAAGCTGTTTGGTTCCACTGTGATTCCCAGTGAGTAGCTTTGAATAATTGTAGAGTTTGATATGATAGGTCCATGCTTGGCTTCCTTCCACATGTTCCTTGGGCAACCCTGTTGTAATGTAAAGCCTGTTGGATTCAGAGTCACTGGACTAGCCTCAGTGGAAGCTGAAAGATGATTTCTTCCTTGAAAGATTATTTAGTTaaggctttttctgctgaaaaaaacctgtgacTCAATTTATTTCATGTACAATTACTTTGCTATTTGTGCCTTTCCCTTTTTCATGCCATAATGGGATTAATTAAAAGCAGCTGGTGATTGGATTGTGGAGCACTTACCGCTGGCGCTGTGGGGAGCCTGGTGGCTGCCTCCTCATCACATAATCAAACAAACTCCAGTTTGCCCAGTGCCACAGTGGGAAGAGTGTTTACTGGTTTTCATTGGAACAAGAACTTCTGATTTGAAATGACTGCTTGGAAATGGAAGAAtcgaagagaaagaacaaaaaagagaaatagcaaTATTTACAATCATTCTGCAGGTGAATCAAGATTGCGTTTTTAATATAAAGAACAtcagctgctgaaagcaaagcGGAGCTGGGTGCGAGTCAATGCTGCAGCAAAGGCAAGGTCCAGTCACTCGGCATCAGCAGCTTTAACCACAGGCAATTTCagtttctggaaagcaaatgtgCTCAAGTCAATGGAGTGCGGCAGGGGAGCCCTGCTGCCTCAGCTCGCTGCAAGCTTTGCCACGCAGCCTGGGCAATGTGCCTCACCTGATGCTTGCACGAGCATGGAAACCCTTGGCTGGGCAccgctttccagccagtcagagCGTTTGCTTCTGTCCTTATTCCTCCCTCCTTTCTACATCCACCTGGGCCTGGCAACTTATGTGCCAGGCAACTCCTTCCAGAGATGGTTATTCCCATGTACTTTATTGGAAGTTATGGTTAATGACTTGGATACCTACTGggattttgcagattttttaagaAGCACTGTCTCAGAGCAGAACGACGTCTTTGTTTTCTCGTGCCCCATGCAGGCTGGACTGCAGCCACAAGAAGTTCTGGTGGGTGGGCTATGGTTATCCGGCAGGACCAGGCTGCTGCCTGTGGGCAGCGGTCCGTTATCCGAGTGGCTTTGCAGCTTTCCCTCTCTCATTCCGGTGTCTTGCTCCAGCTGAGTGGGACGGTTTGGGCAACTCTCTGTGGGGACCAGAGGGAGGGATGCGTCCTTGTCTTTGTTTGGCGCTGCCGGTTGGGTGCCCACCGTGGGTGTGTTGGGTCTAGACGCCTCTGAGACTTGTATAACGGGGAGGGTGCTTTCAGCCGCTGCATGACCGTTCATGTGGAGCTTCTTCATGTGGTGCACAACGGCTGCGGCATTGAAGGCTTGCTGGGGAAGAAGACAAAAAGCCCACGGTGAGCACCTGGTGATGCCAGCTGGGCGGGTGCTGCGGGACGAAGGGGCTGTCCCCCTGCGGCGATGACTGCGTGCGCAGGGGGGGACCGCCGTACGGGCTAGCACGGACTGTCTGTTTGCACAATACGTAGAAAGTGGGATGTGCTCGTTCCTGGCATAAACACCGCGGTTTCCATTGAGTGCAAACTGCTGATGCTTTTGAAGATTACAACCACTTCTACGTGAGGAAATCAGGGGAACAGCTGTAAATTACCCCACAGTGTGAAATGGAGACTAGAGCTGAATTTTGAATGTAAGTATTTAAAATGCTGTCATACACGTGGTTCCTATGGCATTCCTCTCTCCACCTAAATTCTGACTAAAACTCTTGATGTAAATGAAGTACCAATTTATCTTTGAGGCTGAAAGGAAAAGCTGGATTAAGCTCCCCAAAAGATCTCCTGGTGGAGCACCAATTTCTCTCCCTCAGTACAAAGGCAatgttccttcctccctcccctttgctTTCTTGGCGAGGCCACTATAGTGCAATGTTTGTGGTGAATCTACCAGTATGCATTGCAGCAGGGAATATTGGTCCAAACATACTATAAACAGTAACTGCATACAATTTTCAGGCAGCCTTTGGAGGATCTCAGCTTTTGGGTGCTTACCCACACAGCTGAAGCCTTGCTTATTGCTAGATGGCAGCAACTGGCATTTGTTAGTGAAATGGCTCTAGGCTCCCACCAGCAAACGACTTACCCTCCATTTGCTCTTTGCAAAGTTTTTCTGAATCTGAGCGCTGACAGATGGGTATATGTCACGGTGAAGGGCTGTATTTCCATTAATCCTGCagatggggagagaagaaaatgggCTCGTAGGCAGATGGCATTTGTAAGGCATTCCACATTCTGGAGGCAACTAACTGCTTTGTACGTTCAATCAGCAATAATTaaacccaaaggaaaaacagcaacaaaatgtaacacaaacacacacttcaAAGCTTGGGAAAGCTCAGGATGGGatttcttctttgcctctgtTTATGGAGGCAAATATGCACAAATTGCATCTTTAATTAttcatcattttctttctttgcacacaaaaaagaaacaccCAGGGCCACGCGGAGGCAGACGGTGACGTTAATAACGGGGGCTGGGGAGACACCCCTGTTCTCAGCTACCACTGAGCACGTGGAGTGAGACGCGGAGGCTGGTAAATCCCCGTGGCCGCCAGCTACTGCCGGGGCCCCGGTCTGCTCACCATGGGTGCCGCAGGGCTTCTTCACAGGTAAACCTTGTGTTCGGGTTTTTCTCCAGTAAATGTCTGATGAAATCCTTGGCTGttttggagaggagaaaaagcagagagaaaaggttATTTTCTCCTTGTTCCAAGATATGATCCTAATAGGACATGGCAAACGCTGGTGGATAAACATCACAAAGGTCAGCCCTGAGAAGGAGGTGTTTGTACCGCTTCATTACTCCATTAAAGGGAGATATTTGCAGTGAAGGGCCCCAGATGAAAAAATGTTAACTGGGGAGGGATGTACCAAACTTCACGCTTAGATTACATGAATTTGAGTTGAATTATTCAGCTAAAAAATACCTCTAAAAAACATAAAGTGCAAACTGAGCAGATTTAGCCCTAAAGAGGACTtacatccctctttttttttttattaattcttttgcAGGGAGGATTGTGATGTTTGTTATTAAGTCCTAACAAACCTCCTGCTAGTTTTGTTTGTATGTATAAAAGACTGATGTTCAAAATATGCTGCTAAGATGCTGACTTCAGTAAACTCTCTGCAGGCGAGCTCCGCAAGCAGGTTAGTCTGGTGGAAGGGTGCAGGGGTGGCTGACACGGGTCGCTGTGTTGCTGTAAGGATGTGTGACTgaatgggaagaaaagcaaatgggaaaagaagaaaaaaaacggAACACAGAAAAACAAGGTGAAAAAACCCTGGAGTTCCCCTACTTCCAAGGGAACCCTAAGCCCCCTCTGATCTCGCTAATCGTTTGTGAAAATCAGGGTTACATTAACAGAGGCTTCAGCCAACGATGCTGCATTACAGGCAGGATGCAAAGTAACCCCAAACTCTGCCAGTGCAGCTTGGCTTTGGCGTCATCACCCCCGCTCCTGTGGTGCCAGGAGCCTCTGCAATCAGTTCCCACGTCTGGGGGTTTGCTGCTGCGTGAGTGACTCAGTTCAACGCTTCATCCTTTCCCGTCGCTGCTGAGGCAAGCGAAGGACGTTtgggggggtgggctgggggtgcgTGGGGGTTCGGCCAGTGCAGGCTCGTGCCCGCGGGTCGCAGGGCTCTGGATTGCAGCTTGTGGGAGGGAGCGCGGCACTTCCAGTGCTGGAGATTTACCTGATTCGGAGATATCGTCCCAAAACGGAGACTCAAACTCATAGTAGCCTTCCTTAATCTTTTCAAACAGTTTGGATTCAGTCTCTTCATAAAAAGGAGGATACCCACACAGCCTGGAACAGAGCAGAAAGCCAGCGGTCCTTCAGCAGGGCTGTCCACGTCTGCACAGGCTCCTCCGCAGCCCGGCCAGGCTGGGCATGCGCGTGCAACACGAGTGAGCAAGTGAGTGAGTGACAGAGGAGGCTGCTCTATCCGTCCATCTGTCCCTCACATCTAAGTGTATCAGTAAAGCTGCAGAAAAGAGTTAAAAACTTAACTGCAGCAGCGAAAGGACAAAGCCACAGCTGGTACATAACTGCATGGTGTgggaggaaatgaaacaaaaagtacCGAGGAAGACTGAATGGTATTTGtaggcaactgaaaaaaaacaaagcataggATGAGGCACATAATAGAGAAAATGTGATTCCTTTCATCTCTGCTCCAGTACTTGATTCCCCACATCCCTTTCATTTCTGTGGTCTAGTGAATCTATGCAAAGGAAGAATACAGCGCTGCTGTGTTCCCGCAGCAAAATGGGAGGTCCAGTATCGCCTCCGCTTGCACTGCCACTCTGCAGAGGTGTATGAATTGATGGAGGAGCTGGGAAACTCATGGAACAGCAAGTGGGATGCTGTTTGCTCTTACTCACAGAATATAGGTGATGACTCCAATGGACCAGCAGTCTACAGCTTTGCTGTATGGTTTTTGGGCGAGGACTTCAGGGGCTGCAGAAcagcaaaaccaaatgaaaattcCAAGCAATAATAAATTATCCAATACTGGGAAAAGCAGTAGTTTCTTGTACACTTGGTCTCTGAGGGGCCAGTGCAGAGAATCAGCCAGTATGAACCCCATTTACCGGTTGGATTGGTCTGTGCTTTTTGTATCTATTTTATGCCATTGAATGGAAAGAACCACTGACAATTTCTGCCTGCATCCAGAGGTTTTAACCAGTAAGCTGTGGATCAAGCCAATGCAGTCTGGTGGACATTAAACAAAATCCTGttgtgttaaaattatttttgtaatttttcaatAAATACATGACGAATGCTGAAATATATTGctcttaaaattttccttttcttcgaACTTTTAAACGTTCTGGGATTTTGCAGTCTCTAAACTCATCTGTAATCCGGTCTTTATGTCATCCACATAGTGCATCTGTGAGTAACATGTTGTTGTTAATGTaattatggtttgggttttttttcctttctgctaggCAACGTATTGTACGTGTACAAGCTTTCATCCAGACGGCCCACCAGCACAAGCCCATTCCTAATTCTTGGCTTACCAACATATCCCGGAGTCCCACAGGCAGTGGACATGATGCCATTCTGTTCCATTTTAGACAAGCCGAAGTCCGTGATCATGATTTTGGAGTTCTCTTCAGGAGTAAGGTAAAGAAGGTTTTCAGGCTGTGAACACAAAGTGGTCAGAGGTTGAAATTTATGGTCGAAAGCCAGAAGGGAACAAGAGAAAGTCATGGGGCAGAGCTGGTAAAGCCTGCAATCATGCCAGCTCcccaaggtgctgctgctgctgcgggacaGGTCTCACCTTCAAGTCACGGTGAACTATTCCGTTTTCGTGGAGGTACTTCACTGCTGTCAGGACCTGGTGGATCACCACACTTGCGTCTTTCTCGGTGTAAACGCCCCGTTCCAAAATTCGGTCAAACAGCTCTCCCCCAGATACCCTGTGGAAATGgtagttcagaaagaaaaagactgaaaaaaaaaaaaaggttaaacaaAGCTAATCACGCTTTTGTGTTAGGCCAGCTAATTTTCTGGTCTTTTTACAACTCCACCTACAGCAGAACCGTTCCTTGGGTAGCAGTTTTTGTGAGACTGAGGCTGATGGATGCTCTTGAGTGCAATTTCAGGGTGTCAGTAAGCATTACTGGTAAACCGAGGGAATTCGGGTATGGTTACAAGGCAACAACTCCCAGCAGGTCTGAGCCGCAGGCATCCACCACTGCGGGCAGGATACAGAAGCTCCACAAGCGGGTACATGTTTTTGTGTGATTGCTTCCTTTAGCTAAATTTGCAAGTTAGCAGTAGCAGCCGGGTGCTCAGAGCTGATGCCCGCAGtgagctgctttctctgcagctgaCATGTTGCCCATTTTCATTTCTAGAAACCCTGCATGGCACAGCTTTAATTAGAAATACTTCTGTCTCTGCCCTGCTAAACTGTGATGAATTAATTTGCATAAATAGATCCTAATCTTGGTTTAGAAACTTGCTGCTGAAACGAGCATAGGCCAAGACAGCACGAGAAGCATCCAGGTTAGTTCAAACCATGCGGCTCTCGCCTCGTTAGTGAGGGGTGTTTGAATGGCTCCTGTGCATGCAACTTTTACATGTGAGGGACTCTGGTGTGTAGGTGCTGAAATACGATGCATCACACTGATCCTGCCACTCTTCTTCGTCTGTGGCCCACGAAGAAATGGCTCTGCTTGATACTTACAGCTGCATGACCAGGTAGAAGTGGGTTGTGCTCTCATAAATATCTTCTAAAGTGACGATGTTTTCGTGCTTTATTCTGCAAAGATAAATGTGGGTCAGAAACAAACCTGGCAAGGACAAAAGTGGCTTTTCAAGTGGAAAACCCAACAGTCATCTTGCTTTAATCACCAGTGAAAGTTCACTGGCCTGTTTTGTGGCTGATCTCCCTCGCCCTGTGTGGCAGAGGATCGTTGACACCACTGAAAACTCCCTTTGGAGCACCAGGCACCAACAGCAGAGGACCAGACCCTTCGTTTAtaagcagctgcctgctctgcatcaGGCACGTTACTTGGATGGCAAAAGTATTGACCCTGGTTCTTCTTTCCCTGCATACTGCGCTGCTTCTACCTATTTCCTTCCACAGATCTGGGGCGGTACGGCTGTGTTGGGGTTACAAACCCAGCCAAGGAATGAGAGAAGAAACTTTACTAATTACTAATTCACAGTAATATttatatattctttaaaaagaaatacttctttctttATATTATTCTTACTGTAGAGCCACACATCTTAGGAAAGGACACTTGTTCTACTTGACATTACAATGTATATATGCTCACTTTTTCAACACTGCTATTTCATTCTCCAAGCTGCTATCCCTTGTGAGAGGAGACTTCTTGATGCATTTCAGAGCAAAGAGCTTGCCAGTGCTTCTTTGCTTCACTAGGAAAACTTCTGAAAAGGCACCTctgcagagaagagaagaagTTGTATTTCagtagatgctgctgctggaaggatacttacagagagaaaggaaattacaggaaaaaaaatatagtagTAATCTAACTCTAGGTTGGTGCTGATTCTAAAGCTAGAACTACATCTCCATCAGCCCCAAACTTAGGATATTCAGTGCAAGATTATGCAAAATTTTCTGTTTGTAGAGAAAAGGTTATTTTTGCATAGTTCATTGTGAAGCTGTGTTGAGGTAGCGGACAAAAAAGGCCCCTGCCATGAAATTAAATCACATTCTTTGGGACCATCTGTAAAGACAGTCAAGTGTTTTGCTCCTGCATGTGCCAAGCTATGGGTGAACTTCAGCCTTGCCGGGTTCAGAGCACAGCTCCGGGGAGGCAGATGGCAAACACGGCTTTCGGCACGTGCCTCGGGTGGGTGCAGGAGAATGGACCGTCTGTGGTCTCACAGCTCACTGCCTTTCAAGGAACCTTTCCACTTGAATCCATTGGGACTGGGAGGATTGTCCTGGGCTAAGTGCAAGCCCAGCTGAGGGGCTGTATCGATGACCACCTTGCTAACAGGGTGGTTGGCAGCTTGGGTGCTCAGTGGGGTTAACAACCCCCCGTGGAAAGACCTCAACAGCCTCCACTCTAACAGGGCCAAATTCCTGCTTAATACAAATCATGTTTCCTCAAAGTCCCCATCGTTTTAAAGTAGTCCTTCACTTTCCCTGGTCAGCATTGCCCTGAGGACTGAGATAGCCTAATTACGGTGAGGAGAGCCCACTTATGTTGCAGTTTGGGTAAATCAACCAATATTCTGTCTATCTAAAGTGCAAAATAACTGGATAACCTCAGTTAATGTTTTCATTCAGCATCTAATGTGttcttctttctgcagagacTGCTAGTACCTGCATAGCCTTAGTGACAATGAGTGTCTTGTACATTCCTGATAAGGGTTCAGCCCAGTGCAGCGATGAGCAGGTATTTATAACATGCCTAAAGCTCACAATCCTGTTAAAGGTTTGTCTTAGGCAGCTGAACACGTGTCTCGAGACAGTGACAGTGCATACTTTGTCAGGTCAGTCCTCAATAATCTTCATCAAATGAGCAACAGATTAATTGATGGCAGTTAAATGGAACTTGCCACTGAGTCTGCAAAGccctgcagggagctggagggCAGAGCAAGGAAGGTGAGCGCAGTGAAAGCACCTTCTTGCTTGGGATGCTATTATGGCAAACCCGATAAATAAGGGCAGAAAACCTGTATCTCCTGTAATCCACTAAACAAAGAATCCAGCATGCTGTGCAGATAGATTGGCTGAGCACGGAGCCGTACCCATCTGGTGTGCGGTGCTTTGCTCGTGTGTCTTTGTTAGCAAGTGGCAGCTGGAGATGACGCAGGGGAGAGCCGGAGCCGAAGGCAGCTCCTCGCTCCGctctgctgtcctcctcctccagcgGGCCCCTGGGTGCTGCAGAAGCAATGTGCAAAACCATTGGGGTTGTGAGGAACTGGGCTGTGCCAGAACTGGTTcctagcaaggaaaaaaacccaacaaccccaaaccaacaaaaaaacccaaacaaaaaaaaaaaaaccaaaaaaaaacccccatagaTTTTTGGGAAGGCATCCCAATAGATGAATTCGAATTTTTATTTCACCCAGTAAATGATATGTAACGGTATTCTCTCTTCTGGTGCAAAAAGCAGGTGGTGTTGGgaccttttctttgtttcacacattttcctcctttcatgCGTGTAAACTCCAAAGGCTGTTTTGTGGAAATACCTTTCAAGTGTCTGAGAGCTCTCAGGGAATAGGCAGTGACGTCCTTGCTAAGGTCCCTAATTCAACAGTTGTGGATGCTGGGGGAAGGTGATAGTAAATTTCCAGGTAGTTTTAGGTCCCAGATCTTCAAGTACAGTCTTCAGCTAGATGAAGCAGTACATGTGGAAAAAATCCCAATTTCTAATGCTAAGTGTTCCTATTAATGTAATAGTAGGAAATGAACAACCTACAAATCAGATGCTGGGGCATCTGTTCTGTATATCTGTCCCAAACAGTTTATAATAATTATGCCCCTTATTAAAAAATGATGAATCAACAAGTTGGCTAGGAGAGAACAAAGCTTTTTCTAACCTCATTCCTTTAGAAAAAGCTGCTGTATAATTTAACTAATTTCTAAGGCTGACGAGGTACGTGATAATTTAAAACCTCGCCAAGCTCTGGAGTAGCTGTATTTTGGGAGCTTTGCTGTGGGTTCTAAAGTCACAGAAAATTTGGCCATGACAGAACTCGCTGGTGGAGGTAATCTAATTCCTCCTCCGCCACCTTGGAAATGTTTTCTCGTCTGATTCACATGAATAGGCAAATTAAGCTGTTAACTCACAGAGAAGTAACGTACAACTTGAACATCCTTGTTCTTGTTTCATCCCTCAACTGAGTCAGGGTTTGTGAGCTAAATAtacaatttattattataataCCTCTCTCAGAGCCATCCCTTGACCTTGCTTggccttgcagcagcagcagaccagtgtgctcagcaggaaaagagcaaaaacTTAACTAAGCTGCCACGCGGGCttagagggaaagaaggaaagggcaGAGCTGACCCGGAGCTGTGCCATGgggctgggtgggaaggagcTGCTTCAGTGCCGCTTGGCAAGCGTGAGCCGTGAACCAGAGCACCAGCAGCAACCACGCAGCAGTGGTGGGGCTCCCAGCCCTCACCAGGAGATTGGTGCCTGTCTCAGGGGGAGCCGTTTTCTTGTGACATTGGCCAGTGCTGGGAAGGGAGTCGCTGCCCTGGGCTGGGAAGCCGGTATCTAGAGGTGGCCCTGTCTGGAGAGCAGCTGTGGTACTTACGATCCCAGGGCCtccatgaaaatgaatgtttttcgGATGTTGCTTGTCTGTTTCTTCCAGGAGCTGCTGTCATCCTCTTCCTTACGACCCATCTCCTCCAGAGTGGAAGCAGGGAGCgctgtgaggaagaggaggaggagaggtgacTGATGTGGCAGGTGCTCATGTTGAACAACGGGACTACCCAGGAGCCAGCGGGATTCAGGATGCCGTGAATGGTGTTTACTGGGTCGGAGGAGTCAGACTTTTCAAGCATGTGAAATTTTGTGCTGCTCTTGCTACTCGCAACTGTTCGTGCTGACCATGTCCCTGCCGCTGCGTCCCACTCCAGCCGTCAGTGCAGCATAATACCAGATCAGCTGGGTAGGAGCTGGTGACCATATGGTAATACTCTCTTGTCAGTATACTCATTTAGCGCGTGTTGGCAATTACAAATGTTTATATTGTGCTACATATTTAGTGGTTAAAAAAGCCCTGCTGAATGGTTACTAATTTTAACTAAAGCATCCATGACTTCCTGGATTAAAAGTTAGGTACAACTAGCGATGAAGATGGATTTCAGTTGAGCTGCTTTATCACTCAAGTAATAAATAGTTTAAAGAGCTCATGACTGCAGGGCGGGGAATTGATATAAAACATTTTGTTGATCTGTCTTGTACAGTTTGCGCTGCTGTCatctttaatttttgttaattgACAGACTGCTTTTGCTCTGAGTCATAACCTTCCCGTTGCCTTTTTCTCTCAGGGCTGAGATGCCACAGTGCGGGCTGGCGGGAGGCCGCTGCCGAGGTGAAGGGGTGCCCAGCTTTTAGTGCCCTGCCCTGATGGGGTGTCCGTGCTGCAGACTTAGAGCAAGCGGTCCCCGCCTGCAGTCCCCCCCACCCGCTCAG includes the following:
- the CAMK1G gene encoding calcium/calmodulin-dependent protein kinase type 1G isoform X1, with product MGRKEEDDSSSWKKQTSNIRKTFIFMEALGSGAFSEVFLVKQRSTGKLFALKCIKKSPLTRDSSLENEIAVLKKIKHENIVTLEDIYESTTHFYLVMQLVSGGELFDRILERGVYTEKDASVVIHQVLTAVKYLHENGIVHRDLKPENLLYLTPEENSKIMITDFGLSKMEQNGIMSTACGTPGYVAPEVLAQKPYSKAVDCWSIGVITYILLCGYPPFYEETESKLFEKIKEGYYEFESPFWDDISESAKDFIRHLLEKNPNTRFTCEEALRHPWINGNTALHRDIYPSVSAQIQKNFAKSKWRQAFNAAAVVHHMKKLHMNGHAAAESTLPVIQVSEASRPNTPTVGTQPAAPNKDKDASLPLVPTESCPNRPTQLEQDTGMREGKLQSHSDNGPLPTGSSLVLPDNHSPPTRTSCGCSPACMGHEKTKTSFCSETVLLKKSAKSHSHFKSEVLVPMKTSKHSSHCGTGQTGVCLIM
- the CAMK1G gene encoding calcium/calmodulin-dependent protein kinase type 1G isoform X2: MGRKEEDDSSSWKKQTSNIRKTFIFMEALGSGAFSEVFLVKQRSTGKLFALKCIKKSPLTRDSSLENEIAVLKKIKHENIVTLEDIYESTTHFYLVMQLVSGGELFDRILERGVYTEKDASVVIHQVLTAVKYLHENGIVHRDLKPENLLYLTPEENSKIMITDFGLSKMEQNGIMSTACGTPGYVAPEVLAQKPYSKAVDCWSIGVITYILLCGYPPFYEETESKLFEKIKEGYYEFESPFWDDISESAKDFIRHLLEKNPNTRFTCEEALRHPWINGNTALHRDIYPSVSAQIQKNFAKSKWRQAFNAAAVVHHMKKLHMNGHAAAESTLPVIQVSEASRPNTPTVGTQPAAPNKDKDASLPLVPTESCPNRPTQLEQDTGMREGKLQSHSDNGPLPTGSSLVLPDNHSPPTRTSCGCSPACMGHEKTKTSFCSETVLLKKSAKSHHFKSEVLVPMKTSKHSSHCGTGQTGVCLIM